The Magnolia sinica isolate HGM2019 chromosome 9, MsV1, whole genome shotgun sequence genome contains a region encoding:
- the LOC131255238 gene encoding uncharacterized protein LOC131255238 — MGLSEEDQKKAQDLRFRLNEETNAEKRAKEFTQAVEIGSNVNDTQTDVVGCCQGAGNSCCQNPSPKEKIKSNQVNGEGVKALETSNKVRASNSGKGACTRKACAMPTWFESCEREDTYAALAVVGAVVSVAIA, encoded by the coding sequence ATGGGTTTGTCGGAGGAGGACCAAAAGAAGGCCCAGGACCTCAGATTTCGACTTAATGAAGAAACCAATGCAGAGAAAAGGGCAAAAGAATTTACCCAAGCAGTTGAGATTGGAAGCAATGTGAATGACACCCAGACTGATGTGGTTGGATGCTGCCAAGGTGCTGGAAACTCTTGTTGCCAGAATCCAAGTCCAAAGGAAAAAATTAAAAGCAATCAAGTCAATGGAGAGGGGGTGAAGGCCTTAGAGACGAGCAACAAAGTAAGAGCAAGCAATAGTGGCAAAGGGGCTTGCACTCGCAAGGCGTGTGCAATGCCAACATGGTTTGAGAGTTGTGAACGGGAGGACACATATGCAGCCCTTGCAGTCGTTGGGGCAGTTGTGTCAGTCGCCATAGCTTAG
- the LOC131255239 gene encoding receptor-like protein 7, producing MAHEKTSTYMVIVVMALLVLGSNHAHASRFTSYTGPRCSGAWEVHSQCGCSNINRQAGYIFTYTGQTAAMYNQADCKGAVHTRAFSKTRLPSWNPDNRDCCSWEGITCDGATGHVTSLDLSELRISGQIDYVSLFRLQSLQKLNLAYNNFDGSTIPSGFEQLTSLTHLNLSRSNFYGQIPLEISRLTTLVSLDLSHNQYFNRSDFGLLKLENPNIGAFVQNLSSLRELYLDRVYISAQGPIPSSYGNKFQNLQLLMLNDNSFSGTIPSSLFSLPSLQELHLQDNQFRCQLDRFQYTSSSVLHIIDLSNNLLSGTIPSSLFSLPSLQKLYLQENQFSGQLDQFQYTSSSVLQSIYLSNNSLSGTIPSSLFSLPSLQVLYLQDNQFSGQLDQFQYTSSSVLSMIDLSHNSLSGTIPSSLFSLPSLQELHLQDNQFSGQLGELQNASSSQLGMIHLSNNSLQGPIPRSFFALTELYELTLSSNNFSGDVDLGLFQTGKYIRYLDLSDNHLLSVGNSRSNATSISFPKIQWLSLRSCNISKFPDILRSQDEMHYLDLSNNKINGEIPNWIWKVGNGDLNYLNLSHNALERLVPPILDLSISKLRYLDLSFNKLEGSIPIPSLSIEFYSLSSNNFSGEVPLHFCNAQIKVLILSDNHFNGSIPPCLGENNIGLTVLNLGRKCISSRSQLKGQVPRSLANCKELEVLNLGNNQINDTFPFQLEDFPWLHILILRSNKFDGTIGQFLATHTSPLLQIIDLSSNNFTGSLPSNMFESWKAMMEEGKSQSQFLSKDFGYGYYQDKVTVVTKRQEMELVKILTAFTIVDFSNNQFYGDTPKSIGDLKSLHGLNMSFNHLTGRIPASIGNIKDLESLDLSRNNLLGEIPQALTKLTFLEVLNLLQNHLVGSIPQSNQFFSFMNESFQENLGLCGPPISKKCENTKVTQTESKYDWKFMCIGFGVGYGVGMGILFWTLALSTKGKREYIMFIDKMLLLIFPCEVFSLMHRY from the exons AGCTTTCAGCAAGACTAGACTCCCCTCTTGGAATCCTGATAACAGGGATTGCTGCTCTTGGGAAGGCATCACCTGCGATGGTGCCACTGGTCACGTGACCAGTCTCGACCTCAGCGAGCTCCGTATCTCAGGTCAGATTGATTATGTAAGCCTCTTTCGTCTTCAGAGCCTTCAGAAGCTCAACCTCGCTTACAATAACTTCGATGGCTCTACAATCCCATCTGGGTTTGAGCAGCTCACCAgtttgacccatctcaacctctctcGTTCGAATTTTTATGGCCAAATCCCGCTGGAAATCTCCCGCTTGACCACTTTGGTGTCCCTCGATCTATCTCACAATCAATATTTCAATCGTTCCGACTTTGGATTGCTGAAACTCGAAAATCCAAACATTGGAGCATTCGTCCAAAACCTGTCCAGTCTGAGAGAACTGTATCTCGATCGGGTATACATCTCAGCTCAGG GTCCAATCCCTTCTTCCTATGGCAACAAGTTTCAAAATCTTCAATTGCTCATGCTCAATGACAATTCATTTAGTGGGACCAtcccatcatcattgttttcactcCCATCATTACAAGAGTTGCATCTCCAAGATAATCAATTTAGGTGTCAACTTGACCGGTTCCAATACACATCCTCTTCAGTGCTACATATCATTGATTTGTCCAACAATTTGCTCAGTGggaccattccatcatcattgttttcactcCCATCATTACAGAAGTTGTATCTCCAAGAAAATCAATTTAGTGGTCAACTTGACCAGTTCCAATACACATCCTCTTCAGTGCTACAGAGCATTTATTTGTCCAACAATTCACTGAGTGggaccattccatcatcattgttttctcTCCCATCATTACAAGTGTTGTATCTCCAAGATAATCAATTTAGTGGTCAACTTGACCAGTTCCAATACACATCCTCTTCAGTGCTATCAATGATTGATTTGTCCCACAATTCACTTAGTGggaccattccatcatcattgttttcactcCCATCATTACAAGAGCTGCATCTCCAAGATAACCAATTTAGTGGTCAGCTTGGTGAGCTCCAGAACGCATCCTCTTCACAATTAGGGATGATTCACTTGAGTAACAACAGCTTGCAAGGGCCTATTCCGAGATCCTTCTTTGCACTCACCGAGCTTTATGAACTCAcgctttcatcaaacaatttcagcGGTGATGTGGACCTTGGCTTATTCCAAACTGGTAAGTACATCCGGTACCTTGATCTTTCAGATAACCACCTCCTCTCAGTCGGCAATAGCAGAAGCAATGCAACCTCCATATCCTTCCCCAAAATTCAATGGTTGTCATTAAGATCTTGCAACATCAGCAAATTTCCAGATATCTTGAGAAGCCAAGACGAGATGCATTATTTGGACCTTTCCAATAacaaaatcaatggtgaaatacCCAATTGGATATGGAAGGTTGGAAATGGGGATTTGAATTATTTGAATCTTTCTCATAATGCTTTGGAAAGATTAGTGCCACCAATTCTTGATCTTTCCATAAGCAAGTTGAGATACCTTGACCTAAGCTTTAATAAGCTAGAAGGCTCAATCCCAATCCCTTCACTTTCCATCGAATTCTATTCACTTTCGAGCAATAATTTTAGTGGAGAAGTTCCACTGCATTTTTGCAATGCTCAAATAAAAGTCCTCATTCTGTCCGACAACCACTTCAATGGTTCGATTCCACCATGTCTAGGCGAAAACAACATTGGCCTCACTGTTTTGAATCTTGGGAGGAAATGCATTTCAAG TCGAAGTCAGTTAAAAGGGCAGGTGCCAAGGTCTTTGGCCAATTGCAAGGAACTGGAGGTGTTAAACCTTGGGAACAATCAAATAAATGACACCTTCCCTTTTCAGTTGGAAGACTTTCCCTGGCTGCACATTCTCATCTTAAGATCCAACAAATTTGATGGCACCATTGGACAATTCCTAGCAACTCACACTTCCCCATTGTTGCAAATCATCGACCTCTCTTCTAACAACTTTACAGGTAGCTTACCATCAAATATGTTTGAGAGCTGGAAGGCAATGATGGAGGAGGGCAAATCCCAATCTCAGTTCCTTAGCAAAGATTTTGGATATGGATACTATCAAGATAAAGTGACCGTAGTGACCAAAAGGCAAGAAATGGAGCTAGTAAAGATCCTTACTGCCTTTACCatagtggatttctcaaataACCAATTTTACGGGGATACCCCAAAATCAATTGGGGATCTAAAGTCGCTGCATGGGCTAAATATGTCCTTCAACCATCTCACGGGCCGAATTCCAGCATCTATTGGGAATATAAAAGATCTTGAGTCATTAGATCTCTCACGAAATAATTTGTTAGGTGAAATTCCTCAAGCACTTACAAAATTAACATTCCTTGAGGTGTTGAATCTTTTACAAAACCACCTTGTGGGTAGCATACCGCAAAGCAATCAGTTTTTTTCATTCATGAATGAATCCTTTCAAGAAAACTTAGGATTATGTGGCCCTCCAATATCAAAGAAATGTGAAAATACTAAGGTTACACAAACAGAAAGCAAATATGATTGGAAATTCATGTGCATTGGGTTTGGAGTTGGATACGGCGTGGGAATGGGAATTCTTTTCTGGACTCTAGCACTTTCGACAAAGGGAAAGAGAGAATACATTATGTTTATTGATAAAATGCTTTTGTTAATATTTCCATGTGAGGTATTTAGTCTAATGCATCGATACTAA